The region ACTTCAATTAATCAAGCAGCAGATAATGGTAACTCAGCAATATCTTTACTTCAAATTGCAGATAAATCTATGGCAGAGCAATCAAATATCCTTGATACTATTAAAGCAAAAATGATTCAAGCAAATACAAATACTACATCAACTGATGGTATCGCATCAATAAAAAATGATGTTCGAAAACTATTAGAACAATTAAATAATATTGCTGAGCAAACTAATTATAACGGTACAGCTTTATTACAAGCTTCAACTGGTTCTTCTGGTACAGGAACAATGCCAGGTCTAACTTTCCAAGTAGGTGAAACTGCTGCAGATACTATTACTGTAGGTAATATTCAATCAAATACTTCTGGGTTAGGTTTGACTTCAATTGTTAACAATGTAAGTGCCGGTGCAACTTTTAATTCATATGGTGCAACTGGACAAGGATTAGTTGATAGTGCAATTACAAAACTAAATGAGTTTAGATCTGAAATCGGTTCTACTCAAAACCAAGTTGAAAGTGCAGTTAGAAACTTAATGACTCAAGCAACTAACGTAAATGCTGCTGAATCTGTTATTAGAGATGTTGACTATGCTAAAGAATCAGCAAATTTCAACAAACAAAATATTATAGCACAAGCAGGTTCTTATGCTATTTCTCAAGCTAATACAGTACAACAAAACGTATTGAAATTATTACAATAGTAATAAATATTAACTTATTTTATAAAGTAGAGATTTTCTCTACTTTATATTTATTAAATAACTTCTATACTCTTTTAATATCATTTCAAATTGTTTTATCCAAAAATATTTAACTTTTTTGATTTTTGATTTTTCATGTTTTAACTCTTTTAAATTAAAACAATAAAAGATATATCTATTAATTATAAGAAGATAATTAATTGTTAATTCAAATAAAAATAATA is a window of Halarcobacter sp. DNA encoding:
- a CDS encoding flagellin → MRINTNVSSLNAQESAVNTNNVLKSSLEKLSSGLRINKAADDASGLAIADKLRTQATSINQAADNGNSAISLLQIADKSMAEQSNILDTIKAKMIQANTNTTSTDGIASIKNDVRKLLEQLNNIAEQTNYNGTALLQASTGSSGTGTMPGLTFQVGETAADTITVGNIQSNTSGLGLTSIVNNVSAGATFNSYGATGQGLVDSAITKLNEFRSEIGSTQNQVESAVRNLMTQATNVNAAESVIRDVDYAKESANFNKQNIIAQAGSYAISQANTVQQNVLKLLQ